In Agromyces archimandritae, one genomic interval encodes:
- a CDS encoding glycoside hydrolase family 15 protein, with product MARPIEGYAVIGDCRTAALVGDDGSIDWLCLPRFDSASVFAALLGDEDAGRWRLAPASAPEGATCTSRRYRPDTFTLETRWATPGGEVVVVDVMPRTPGEERGDLVRRVIGVRGRVRMRQEYRLRFDYGGSLPWVRQIGTAEAPAVLAVAGPDAVVIRGPAVTASGFAHHGEFEVAAGETVDLALTWFPGHREAPDPLDVGAALDSCDASWREWAADCAEAGIHDAHDAAVRRSILVLRALTDEETGGIVAAATTSLPEEFGGPRNWDYRYVWLRDAALTLETLMRHGYAGEAAKWRAWLLRAIAGSPEDVQIMYGVAGERRLPEWMLPLAGYEDSRPVRIGNAASGQFQADVFGEVMLALDAARHIGLADTEFSWSLQRALLDHIGGHLDDPDSGIWEVRGPARRFTHSRAMLWAAFDRGVCAVENDGLDGPVDAWRAARARLADTIERDGFDAGLGSYVQVPGSPEVDAALLQLPQIGYLAPDDPRMLGTVARIEATLLEGSLLRRYRTGEGVVADAAPGIRPGAPADATAGSAVAPGTRPGASADVSGGVDGLPGPENPFLACSFWLVEQYAGSGRLADAHALMTRLLALRNDVGLLSEQYDLARGRQAGNTPQALTHLALVRAADAIAAATRAAR from the coding sequence ATGGCCCGGCCGATCGAGGGGTACGCCGTCATCGGGGACTGCCGCACGGCGGCCCTCGTGGGCGACGACGGCTCGATCGACTGGCTGTGCCTGCCGCGGTTCGATTCCGCGTCGGTGTTCGCTGCGCTCCTCGGCGACGAGGATGCGGGCCGGTGGCGGCTCGCCCCGGCATCCGCCCCCGAGGGCGCGACGTGCACGAGCCGGCGGTATCGCCCCGACACCTTCACCCTCGAGACGCGCTGGGCGACGCCGGGCGGAGAGGTCGTCGTCGTCGACGTGATGCCGCGCACCCCGGGCGAGGAGCGCGGCGACCTCGTGCGGCGCGTCATCGGCGTGCGGGGCAGGGTGCGGATGCGGCAGGAGTACCGGCTGCGTTTCGACTACGGCGGCAGCCTGCCGTGGGTGCGACAGATCGGCACGGCCGAGGCGCCGGCGGTGCTCGCGGTGGCGGGGCCGGATGCCGTCGTCATCCGCGGACCGGCGGTCACGGCGAGCGGTTTCGCCCATCATGGCGAGTTCGAGGTCGCCGCCGGCGAGACCGTCGACCTCGCGCTCACCTGGTTCCCCGGGCATCGCGAGGCGCCGGACCCGCTCGACGTCGGCGCCGCGCTGGACTCCTGCGACGCCTCGTGGCGGGAGTGGGCGGCCGACTGCGCCGAGGCCGGCATCCACGACGCCCACGACGCGGCGGTCCGCCGATCCATCCTCGTGCTGCGGGCCCTCACCGATGAGGAGACGGGCGGCATCGTCGCGGCCGCCACCACGAGCCTGCCCGAGGAGTTCGGCGGGCCCCGCAACTGGGACTACCGCTACGTGTGGTTACGGGATGCCGCGCTCACCCTCGAGACCCTCATGCGCCACGGCTACGCCGGCGAGGCCGCGAAGTGGCGCGCGTGGCTGCTGCGGGCGATCGCCGGCTCGCCCGAGGACGTGCAGATCATGTACGGCGTCGCCGGCGAACGCCGACTGCCCGAGTGGATGCTTCCCCTCGCCGGATACGAGGACTCGCGGCCCGTGCGCATCGGCAATGCGGCATCGGGCCAGTTCCAGGCCGACGTCTTCGGCGAGGTCATGCTCGCCCTCGATGCGGCACGCCACATCGGTCTCGCCGACACGGAGTTCTCGTGGAGCCTGCAACGCGCCCTGCTCGACCACATCGGCGGGCACCTCGACGACCCCGACTCCGGCATCTGGGAGGTGCGCGGCCCCGCCCGGCGCTTCACGCACTCGCGGGCGATGCTGTGGGCCGCGTTCGACCGCGGCGTGTGCGCCGTCGAGAACGACGGCCTCGACGGCCCGGTGGATGCCTGGCGCGCCGCCCGCGCCCGCCTCGCCGACACGATCGAGCGCGACGGCTTCGACGCCGGGCTCGGCTCGTACGTGCAGGTGCCCGGCAGCCCCGAAGTGGATGCCGCCCTGCTGCAATTGCCGCAGATCGGCTACCTCGCCCCCGACGACCCGCGGATGCTCGGAACCGTCGCCCGCATCGAGGCGACGCTGCTCGAGGGCAGCCTGCTCCGGCGGTACCGGACGGGGGAGGGCGTGGTGGCCGACGCGGCGCCCGGTATCCGGCCCGGCGCGCCCGCCGACGCAACGGCCGGGTCGGCCGTTGCGCCCGGCACCCGGCCCGGCGCATCCGCCGACGTATCCGGCGGCGTCGACGGACTGCCCGGGCCCGAGAACCCGTTCCTCGCCTGCTCGTTCTGGCTCGTCGAGCAGTATGCGGGCAGCGGCCGCCTCGCCGATGCGCACGCGCTCATGACGCGCCTGCTCGCGCTGCGCAACGACGTCGGTCTGCTCTCGGAGCAGTACGACCTCGCCCGCGGCCGTCAGGCCGGCAACACGCCGCAGGCGCTCACGCATCTCGCCCTCGTCCGCGCCGCCGACGCGATCGCCGCGGCGACCCGCGCCGCCCGCTGA
- a CDS encoding VanZ family protein yields MTEGATRFGRGVARVLLPPYLLALMWVVCSPADQARHVTGFVGLLADGIAALGFDAAAAFAVIEFAANIVMFVPFGLLLPLATPVGPGTAVIAAAGTSVVIELVQLVVPGRVSTGWDVLANTAGAAVGAGIAALAMRAQVTGRNRESAPQEVRG; encoded by the coding sequence GTGACCGAGGGGGCGACGAGGTTCGGACGCGGGGTTGCGCGCGTGCTGTTGCCGCCGTACCTGCTGGCGCTCATGTGGGTGGTGTGTTCGCCGGCCGATCAGGCGCGGCACGTGACCGGGTTCGTGGGGCTGCTCGCCGACGGGATCGCCGCGCTCGGCTTCGACGCCGCCGCGGCGTTCGCGGTGATCGAGTTCGCGGCGAACATCGTCATGTTCGTGCCGTTCGGGTTGCTGCTGCCGCTCGCGACGCCCGTCGGGCCCGGGACGGCGGTGATCGCCGCGGCCGGCACGAGCGTGGTGATCGAGCTCGTGCAGCTCGTGGTGCCCGGTCGCGTCAGCACCGGCTGGGATGTGCTCGCGAACACGGCGGGTGCAGCGGTCGGCGCGGGGATCGCCGCGCTCGCGATGCGCGCGCAGGTCACGGGGCGAAACCGCGAATCGGCGCCGCAGGAGGTGCGGGGGTAG
- a CDS encoding trans-sulfuration enzyme family protein translates to MPHPETVAVVAGRPPHTPDQPMNTPVHLVSNYVGGGQLEYGRFGNPSWTAFEDALGELEGGRAVSFASGMAAISAVLDLVPAGGRIVAPRHSYTGTIGQLEDVAARGLAEVVFVDIADADAVREAVSGAAMLWIESPTNPALEVADLPRITADAHAAGAVVVVDNTFATPLRQRPIEAGADLVVHSVTKYLAGHSDLVMGAVVAAREEDAAALAARRTLRGGIPSPLDAFLALRGLRTLHVRLDRAEANARELVARLGGHPALEVRYPGFGAIVSIVVRGGAEAADAFVAATRLWVHATSLGGVESTLERRRRWAAEPATIPAGLVRLSVGIEHIDDLADDLLAALV, encoded by the coding sequence GTGCCACACCCCGAAACCGTCGCCGTCGTCGCCGGGCGCCCCCCGCACACGCCCGACCAGCCGATGAACACGCCCGTGCACCTCGTGTCGAACTACGTCGGCGGCGGGCAGCTCGAGTACGGGCGCTTCGGCAACCCATCGTGGACGGCGTTCGAGGATGCGCTCGGCGAGCTCGAGGGCGGGCGGGCGGTCTCGTTCGCCTCGGGCATGGCGGCGATCTCGGCCGTGCTCGACCTCGTGCCGGCCGGCGGCCGCATCGTCGCCCCGCGCCACTCGTACACGGGCACCATCGGGCAGTTGGAGGACGTCGCCGCGCGCGGCCTCGCCGAGGTCGTGTTCGTCGATATCGCCGATGCGGATGCCGTGCGCGAGGCTGTCTCAGGCGCCGCCATGCTGTGGATCGAGTCGCCCACGAACCCGGCCCTCGAGGTCGCGGACCTGCCCCGCATCACCGCGGACGCGCATGCGGCCGGCGCCGTCGTGGTCGTCGACAACACCTTCGCGACGCCCCTCAGGCAACGCCCGATCGAGGCGGGCGCCGACCTCGTCGTCCACTCGGTCACGAAGTACCTCGCAGGGCATTCGGATCTCGTGATGGGCGCCGTCGTCGCCGCACGCGAGGAGGATGCGGCCGCCCTCGCCGCCCGGCGGACGCTGCGCGGCGGGATCCCGTCGCCGCTCGACGCCTTCCTCGCGCTGCGGGGCCTGCGCACCCTGCACGTGCGACTCGACCGTGCCGAGGCGAACGCCCGCGAGCTCGTCGCACGCCTCGGCGGGCACCCGGCGCTCGAGGTGCGCTACCCGGGGTTCGGGGCGATCGTGTCGATCGTGGTGCGCGGCGGTGCCGAGGCGGCCGACGCGTTCGTCGCCGCGACCCGGCTGTGGGTGCACGCGACGAGCCTCGGCGGCGTCGAGTCGACGCTCGAGCGGCGGCGGCGCTGGGCGGCCGAACCGGCGACGATCCCGGCCGGCCTCGTGCGGCTCTCGGTCGGCATCGAGCACATCGACGACCTCGCCGACGACCTGCTCGCCGCGCTCGTCTGA
- a CDS encoding DUF4012 domain-containing protein has product MSDAPAPRPRAHRRAWIWWSAAALVLLLVLAGVWIAVRALLAKGELEAAVPVAERVQASLLAGDAAAASADAADLADRTASAASLTGDPIWRAAEVLPWLGPNLRTMRVLAASVDDAARDAIQPLAAEVDALGPAVFAPEGGALDLAPLEAAREPVAAAAASVAHAREAVDAVAGHDVIGPLAEARERVAGLLGQADDGLDALDRALRLVPPMLGEAGPRNILVLVQNPAELRSTGGIPGSLLVIRTEGGAFELAGQASASEVGRFDPPVGELDTESRALWGENPTRYLHDVAFLPDFAKGAAIAREMWAGHTGVAVDSVVAVDPVVLALVLEATGPVAMPGGEELTADNAVRVLLQDVYARYPDPAAQDAYFAAAAQAVVARLAAGGVDPQKLLTALVRAGEERRIFVWNTDPAEQDVIAGTGIAGGLPGGPTGGGTGGDASTAAFGVYLNDLTGSKMDTYLHVEIASGTRVCRGDGLARSEVQVTLENTAPADAATSLPEYVTGGGAFGVPAGEISTSVHVYGEPGAYNLGVLAASTGEPVGYHPTSDAGYTLSKIVVQLAPGERASYRFGFLAGAPGVVETAVQATPTGGTIGRGTLALACDSPYGEE; this is encoded by the coding sequence GTGAGCGACGCCCCCGCCCCCCGCCCGCGCGCGCATCGGCGTGCGTGGATCTGGTGGAGCGCAGCGGCCCTCGTCCTCCTCCTCGTCCTGGCCGGGGTGTGGATCGCGGTGCGTGCGTTGCTCGCGAAGGGCGAGCTGGAGGCGGCGGTGCCGGTCGCCGAACGCGTGCAGGCGTCCCTCCTCGCCGGTGATGCGGCGGCGGCCTCGGCGGATGCGGCGGATCTCGCCGACCGCACCGCCTCGGCCGCATCGCTCACCGGCGACCCGATCTGGCGGGCCGCCGAAGTGCTGCCGTGGCTCGGACCGAACCTCCGGACGATGCGGGTGCTCGCGGCATCCGTCGACGACGCCGCACGCGACGCCATCCAGCCCCTCGCCGCCGAGGTCGACGCGCTCGGCCCGGCCGTGTTCGCCCCCGAGGGCGGAGCGCTCGACCTGGCGCCCCTCGAAGCGGCGCGCGAACCCGTCGCGGCGGCCGCGGCATCCGTCGCCCACGCCCGCGAAGCGGTCGACGCCGTCGCCGGCCACGACGTCATCGGCCCCCTCGCCGAGGCGCGCGAACGCGTCGCCGGCCTGCTCGGGCAGGCCGACGACGGCCTCGACGCCCTCGACCGGGCGCTCCGGCTCGTGCCCCCGATGCTCGGCGAGGCCGGGCCGCGCAACATCCTCGTGCTCGTGCAGAACCCCGCCGAACTGCGCTCGACGGGCGGCATCCCCGGCTCCCTCCTCGTGATCCGCACCGAGGGCGGCGCCTTCGAACTGGCCGGGCAGGCCTCGGCGAGCGAGGTGGGGCGTTTCGACCCGCCCGTCGGCGAGCTCGACACCGAATCGCGTGCGCTGTGGGGCGAGAACCCGACGCGCTACCTGCACGACGTCGCCTTCCTGCCGGACTTCGCGAAGGGCGCCGCGATCGCCCGCGAGATGTGGGCCGGGCACACGGGCGTCGCCGTCGACAGCGTCGTCGCCGTCGACCCCGTCGTGCTCGCCCTCGTGCTCGAGGCGACCGGGCCCGTCGCGATGCCCGGCGGCGAGGAGCTCACGGCCGACAACGCCGTCCGCGTGCTGCTGCAGGACGTCTACGCCCGCTACCCCGACCCGGCGGCGCAGGATGCGTACTTCGCCGCCGCCGCCCAGGCCGTCGTCGCCCGCCTCGCCGCCGGCGGCGTCGACCCGCAGAAGCTGCTCACGGCGCTCGTGCGGGCCGGCGAGGAGCGCCGCATCTTCGTCTGGAACACCGACCCTGCCGAACAGGACGTCATCGCCGGCACCGGCATCGCCGGCGGGCTGCCCGGCGGGCCGACGGGCGGGGGAACGGGCGGCGACGCATCCACCGCCGCCTTCGGCGTGTACCTCAACGACCTCACCGGCTCGAAGATGGACACCTACCTCCACGTCGAGATCGCCTCGGGCACGCGCGTCTGCCGCGGCGACGGCCTCGCCCGCAGCGAAGTGCAGGTCACCCTCGAGAACACCGCACCCGCCGACGCCGCCACGAGTCTGCCCGAATACGTCACCGGCGGGGGAGCGTTCGGCGTGCCGGCCGGCGAGATATCCACCTCGGTGCACGTCTACGGCGAACCCGGCGCCTACAACCTCGGGGTGCTCGCGGCATCCACCGGGGAGCCCGTCGGCTACCACCCGACCTCGGACGCCGGGTACACGCTCAGCAAGATCGTCGTGCAACTCGCCCCCGGCGAGCGTGCGAGCTACCGATTCGGGTTCCTCGCCGGCGCACCCGGCGTGGTCGAGACCGCGGTGCAGGCCACCCCCACCGGCGGGACGATCGGGCGCGGCACCCTGGCGCTCGCGTGCGACTCACCGTATGGTGAGGAGTGA
- a CDS encoding GDP-L-fucose synthase family protein — translation MSDGAFAERTLDRDAAFYVAGHRGLAGSAVWRRLERAGFTGLVGRTHQELELRDRDAVFAFFRRERPRYVVLAAARVGGILANDTYPVDFLSDNLRIQVNVMDAAREADVERLLFLGSSCIYPKLAPQPITEDALLTGHLEPTNDAYAIAKIAGIMQVQAVRRQDGLRWISAMPTNLYGPGDDFSALGSHVLPALIRRYEEARMTNAVAVTNWGSGTPRREFLHVDDLADACLFLLEHYDGAEQVNVGSGSEVTIARLAEIVARAVGYTGATEWDTTKPDGTPQKLLDVSKLARAGWTSRIGLEDGIAGTVAWYREHVARGESVARHGSAAGR, via the coding sequence GTGAGCGACGGAGCCTTCGCCGAACGGACCCTGGACCGCGACGCGGCCTTCTACGTCGCCGGGCACCGGGGCCTGGCCGGCAGCGCCGTGTGGCGCCGGCTCGAACGGGCCGGGTTCACGGGCCTCGTCGGCCGCACGCATCAGGAGCTCGAGCTGCGGGACCGGGATGCCGTGTTCGCGTTCTTCCGCCGTGAGCGCCCCCGCTACGTCGTGCTCGCCGCCGCCCGCGTCGGCGGGATCCTCGCCAACGACACCTACCCGGTCGACTTCCTGAGCGACAATCTGCGCATCCAGGTGAACGTAATGGATGCCGCCCGCGAGGCCGACGTGGAACGCCTGCTGTTCCTCGGCTCGAGCTGCATCTACCCGAAGCTCGCCCCGCAACCCATCACCGAGGACGCCCTGCTCACCGGGCACCTGGAGCCCACGAACGACGCCTACGCGATCGCGAAGATCGCCGGCATCATGCAGGTGCAGGCGGTGCGCCGGCAGGACGGGTTGCGGTGGATCTCGGCCATGCCGACGAACCTGTACGGCCCCGGCGACGATTTCTCGGCGCTCGGCTCGCATGTGCTGCCGGCGCTCATCCGCCGCTACGAGGAGGCGCGGATGACGAACGCCGTCGCCGTCACCAACTGGGGCTCGGGCACGCCGCGGCGCGAGTTCCTGCACGTCGACGACCTCGCCGACGCCTGCCTGTTCCTGCTCGAGCACTATGACGGCGCCGAGCAGGTCAACGTCGGCAGCGGCTCGGAGGTGACGATCGCGCGCCTCGCCGAGATCGTCGCCCGCGCCGTCGGCTACACCGGCGCGACCGAGTGGGACACCACGAAGCCCGACGGCACCCCGCAGAAGCTCCTCGACGTCTCCAAGCTCGCACGCGCCGGCTGGACTTCGCGCATCGGGCTCGAAGACGGCATCGCCGGCACCGTCGCCTGGTACCGGGAGCACGTCGCCCGCGGCGAATCCGTCGCCCGGCACGGGAGCGCCGCGGGGCGGTGA
- the gmd gene encoding GDP-mannose 4,6-dehydratase, which produces MAKRALITGITGQDGSYLAELLLAKGYEVHGLIRRASTFNTARIDHLYVDPHEAEARLFLHYGDLADGARLVTLLAEIHPDEVYNLAAQSHVRVSFDEPEHTADTTGTGSVRLLEAVRLSGIRTRFYQASSSELYGIVPPPQNEETPFHPRSPYGAAKLYAFWITRNYREAYGLFAVNGILFNHESPRRGETFVTRKITRAAAAIRAGRQQHLYLGNLDAVRDWGYAAEYVEGMWRMLQADEPDDYVLATGHAHTVRDFLATAFEHAGLDWREHVRFDERYLRPAEVPALVGDATRAKQKLGWAPTVRAPELARLMVDADTEALAHAGDAWIDRPRLPAWTVQP; this is translated from the coding sequence GTGGCGAAACGGGCACTCATCACGGGCATCACCGGCCAGGACGGTTCGTACCTCGCCGAGCTGCTGCTCGCGAAGGGGTACGAGGTGCACGGTCTCATCCGCCGCGCCTCCACGTTCAACACGGCCCGCATCGACCATCTCTACGTCGACCCGCACGAGGCCGAGGCGCGCCTGTTCCTGCACTACGGGGACCTGGCCGACGGGGCCCGCCTCGTCACCCTGCTCGCCGAGATCCACCCCGACGAGGTCTACAACCTGGCCGCGCAATCGCATGTGCGGGTCTCCTTCGACGAACCCGAGCACACCGCCGACACCACCGGCACGGGCTCGGTGCGGTTGCTGGAGGCGGTGCGGCTCTCCGGCATCCGCACCCGCTTCTATCAGGCGTCGAGCTCGGAACTGTACGGCATCGTGCCGCCGCCGCAGAACGAGGAGACGCCGTTCCACCCGCGCTCCCCGTACGGGGCGGCGAAGCTGTACGCGTTCTGGATCACCCGCAACTACCGGGAGGCGTACGGGCTGTTCGCCGTCAACGGCATCCTCTTCAACCACGAGTCCCCGCGCCGCGGCGAGACGTTCGTGACGCGCAAGATCACCCGGGCGGCGGCCGCGATCCGCGCCGGCCGGCAGCAGCACCTCTACCTCGGCAACCTCGATGCGGTGCGCGACTGGGGGTATGCGGCCGAGTACGTCGAGGGCATGTGGCGGATGCTGCAGGCCGACGAACCCGACGACTACGTCCTCGCCACGGGGCACGCGCACACCGTCCGCGACTTCCTCGCGACCGCGTTCGAGCATGCCGGCCTCGACTGGCGGGAGCATGTGCGCTTCGACGAGCGCTACCTGCGGCCCGCCGAAGTGCCGGCCCTCGTCGGCGATGCGACGCGGGCGAAGCAGAAGCTCGGGTGGGCGCCGACGGTGCGGGCGCCCGAGCTCGCCCGGCTCATGGTCGACGCCGACACCGAAGCGCTCGCGCACGCCGGCGATGCGTGGATCGACCGGCCGCGCCTGCCCGCGTGGACGGTGCAGCCGTGA
- a CDS encoding glycosyltransferase — MNLTVIGLNYAPEPTGIAPYTTALAEALAADGHAVRVITGHPHYPEWRVRPGYGQRGRVDRFGGVEVQRIRHALPPTRHAIARAWSEITFGVGAATSGWRRPDALVLVSPALLASAIVQARARAAGIPVIAWVQDLYASGVAETGAGGGAAVRGVGMLEARFLRRADAVAVIHDRFADAVVAMHRVPRERVAVIRNWAHLAERPGVDAAAARARLGWPAGERVVLHAGNMGAKQGLENVVEAARLADAADAPVRFVLLGDGNRRAELERAAHGIHRLEFRDPLPDVEFRAALAAADVLLVNELPSLTESAVPSKLTSYFASGRPVIAAVSPAGTTAAELQAAGAGVRVDAGSPAELLGAVLALDPETAARHGEAGRAYAARALGRDAALAGFRELLQATARPRRRAMPVPTG; from the coding sequence GTGAACCTGACGGTCATCGGCCTGAATTACGCACCCGAGCCCACCGGCATCGCGCCGTATACGACGGCGCTGGCGGAGGCGCTTGCCGCCGACGGGCATGCGGTTCGGGTGATCACGGGGCATCCGCATTATCCGGAGTGGCGGGTCCGCCCGGGGTACGGGCAGCGGGGGCGGGTCGACCGGTTCGGCGGGGTCGAGGTGCAGCGCATCCGCCATGCCCTGCCGCCGACTCGGCACGCCATCGCGCGCGCATGGTCCGAGATCACCTTCGGGGTCGGTGCGGCGACGAGCGGGTGGAGGCGGCCGGATGCGCTCGTGCTCGTGTCGCCGGCGCTGCTGGCGAGCGCGATCGTGCAGGCGCGGGCGCGTGCGGCGGGCATTCCGGTGATCGCGTGGGTGCAGGACCTGTATGCGAGCGGCGTCGCCGAGACGGGTGCGGGCGGCGGGGCGGCGGTGCGGGGCGTCGGGATGCTCGAGGCCCGCTTCCTGCGGCGGGCCGATGCGGTGGCGGTCATCCACGACCGGTTCGCGGATGCCGTGGTCGCGATGCATCGGGTGCCGCGCGAGCGCGTCGCGGTCATCCGCAACTGGGCGCATCTCGCGGAACGGCCGGGGGTGGATGCGGCGGCCGCACGCGCCCGCCTCGGGTGGCCGGCGGGGGAGCGGGTCGTGCTGCACGCCGGCAACATGGGCGCCAAGCAGGGGCTCGAGAACGTCGTCGAGGCGGCCCGGCTGGCGGATGCGGCAGATGCGCCGGTGCGGTTCGTGCTGCTCGGCGACGGGAATCGGCGTGCCGAGCTGGAGCGGGCGGCCCACGGCATCCACCGCCTGGAGTTCCGCGACCCGCTGCCGGACGTCGAGTTCCGTGCTGCGCTCGCCGCCGCCGATGTGCTGCTCGTCAACGAGCTGCCGTCGCTGACGGAATCGGCGGTGCCGTCGAAGCTGACCTCGTATTTCGCGTCGGGCCGGCCGGTGATCGCCGCCGTGTCGCCGGCGGGCACGACGGCCGCCGAGCTGCAGGCGGCCGGCGCGGGGGTGCGGGTGGATGCCGGCAGCCCCGCCGAGCTGCTCGGCGCCGTGCTCGCCCTCGACCCCGAGACCGCCGCCCGGCACGGCGAGGCGGGCCGCGCGTATGCGGCACGCGCCCTCGGGCGGGATGCGGCGCTCGCCGGATTCCGGGAGCTCCTCCAAGCGACCGCACGGCCGCGCCGCCGGGCGATGCCGGTGCCGACCGGCTAG
- a CDS encoding class I SAM-dependent methyltransferase encodes MGDGDLAERSYGWVADAPAHSSSYVAPAVLAMLGMLGGDRVLDIGSGKGVLCEQMADAGWAAVGIDADAGGIDIARSAVPGAAFYRFAVEDDPADLLGVEDPFDVVVSTEVVEHLYTPQLLPQYARAVLKPGGRIILTTPYHGWAKNVAIAASGAWDRHHAVHWDGGHIKFWSRRTLAELLERNGFEVESFEGVGRLPFLWKSMLMVGRLRDVAAEPGTPS; translated from the coding sequence ATGGGGGATGGGGATCTTGCTGAACGTTCGTACGGGTGGGTGGCCGATGCGCCTGCGCACTCGTCGAGTTACGTCGCGCCGGCGGTGCTCGCCATGTTGGGGATGCTCGGAGGCGACCGGGTACTCGATATCGGTTCGGGCAAGGGGGTGCTGTGCGAACAGATGGCCGATGCCGGGTGGGCGGCAGTCGGCATCGACGCGGACGCCGGCGGCATCGACATCGCCCGCTCCGCCGTGCCCGGCGCCGCCTTCTACCGCTTCGCCGTCGAAGACGATCCGGCGGATCTCCTCGGGGTCGAGGATCCGTTCGACGTCGTCGTCTCGACGGAGGTCGTCGAGCATCTCTACACCCCGCAACTCCTGCCGCAGTATGCGCGTGCGGTTCTGAAGCCGGGCGGCCGCATCATCCTGACGACGCCGTACCACGGTTGGGCGAAGAACGTCGCGATCGCCGCGAGCGGGGCGTGGGATCGCCACCACGCCGTCCACTGGGACGGCGGACACATCAAGTTCTGGAGCCGGCGAACGCTCGCGGAGCTGCTCGAACGCAACGGCTTCGAGGTCGAATCGTTCGAGGGGGTCGGTCGGCTGCCCTTCCTCTGGAAGAGCATGCTCATGGTCGGGCGGCTCCGCGACGTCGCAGCAGAGCCGGGGACGCCCTCGTGA
- a CDS encoding FkbM family methyltransferase, with translation MWASAARVRRDDLIRIGTDYGGWWIPEQLIDDSSICYLAGLGEDASFDLGLAQRFGCNVWSMDPTPRAIRYAAGLDHELFHFADVGVWSHDTRQRFYAPQNTEYVSHSLFADHHRSDRYFDADCQSLTTLMQRFEHDHIDLLKLDIEGAEEEVLNSLLAAGIRPNVICVELDVPQSLRRTRELLRDLARADYRAAKLDCKNWTFVLDGVR, from the coding sequence TTGTGGGCTTCGGCCGCACGAGTCCGTCGAGACGATCTCATCCGAATCGGAACGGACTACGGCGGGTGGTGGATACCCGAGCAGCTCATCGACGACAGCTCGATCTGCTACCTGGCCGGCCTCGGAGAGGACGCGAGCTTCGATCTGGGTCTCGCCCAGCGGTTCGGCTGCAATGTCTGGTCGATGGACCCGACGCCTCGCGCCATCCGGTACGCGGCGGGTCTGGACCACGAGCTCTTCCATTTCGCGGACGTCGGGGTGTGGAGTCACGACACGCGGCAACGGTTCTACGCGCCGCAGAACACGGAATACGTGTCGCATTCGCTCTTCGCCGATCACCACCGATCCGACCGATACTTCGACGCCGACTGCCAGTCGTTGACCACGCTCATGCAGCGCTTCGAGCACGACCACATCGACCTTCTGAAGCTCGACATCGAGGGAGCCGAGGAGGAGGTCTTGAACTCGCTGCTCGCCGCAGGCATCCGCCCGAACGTGATCTGCGTCGAGCTGGATGTTCCGCAGAGCCTCCGCCGCACGAGGGAGCTGCTGCGCGACCTCGCCCGGGCCGACTATCGGGCGGCGAAACTCGATTGCAAGAACTGGACCTTCGTCCTCGATGGCGTTCGCTGA